GTGGAGGAGCAGGGCGCATGAAATGGTATCCGTGGCTACGGCCGGACTTTGAACAACTGGTCGCCAGTTATCAGAGCGGGCGCGGGCACCACGCGTTACTGATCCACGCCCTGGAAGGGATGGGCGACGATGCGCTCATCTACGCCATTAACCGCCTGCTGCTCTGCCAGACGCCGCAAGGAAATAAAAGCTGCGGTCGCTGCCGCGGCTGCGAATTGATGCAGGCCGGTACGCACCCCGATTATTACGTGCTTGCGCCCGAGAAAGGGAAGTCGACGCTGGGCATCGATGCGGTGCGTGAAGTGAATGAAAAGCTGTATGAGCACGCCCGGCTCGGCGGCGCGAAAGTCGTCTGCCTGCCGGATGCCGCGCAGCTCAGCGACGCTGCTGCCAACGCACTGCTCAAAACGCTTGAAGAGCCGCCCGCGCAGACATGGTTTTTCCTTGCCTGCCGCGAGCCTGTGCGGCTGTTACCGACCCTGCGCAGCCGCTGCCGTATGCATCACTTAGCGCCACCCGCAGAACAGTACGCCGCGACGTGGCTTTCGCGTGAAGTGACAATGTCACAAGAGGCAATTCTTACCGCGCTGCGCCTGTCGGCCGGCTCGCCGGGTGCTGCTCAAGTATTGTTGCAGGATGATAAGTGGAAGCA
This Kosakonia cowanii JCM 10956 = DSM 18146 DNA region includes the following protein-coding sequences:
- the holB gene encoding DNA polymerase III subunit delta'; translated protein: MKWYPWLRPDFEQLVASYQSGRGHHALLIHALEGMGDDALIYAINRLLLCQTPQGNKSCGRCRGCELMQAGTHPDYYVLAPEKGKSTLGIDAVREVNEKLYEHARLGGAKVVCLPDAAQLSDAAANALLKTLEEPPAQTWFFLACREPVRLLPTLRSRCRMHHLAPPAEQYAATWLSREVTMSQEAILTALRLSAGSPGAAQVLLQDDKWKQRQTLCEAANTALAGGDWLAMLPALNHDNAPERLQWLASLILDALKLQQGATLVTNVDAPALVQGFARQWRSDTLHALLHALFTCREQLLSVVGVNRELLLTDLLLNVERYLHSGVTLPVSHL